From the genome of Muricauda sp. SCSIO 64092, one region includes:
- a CDS encoding ABC transporter permease, whose protein sequence is MFKNYLKIAWRNLKKQPFFTFLNTFGLAIGIAGSLLICLYIHDELSFDRMFADAERIHRVNADIKFGGEARIFAVSPAPMAETMDADFSEVELVTRFRTRGSALIRKADTEINVKEPQSTYVDSTFFKMFGIKLLVGDPTTALKSPNTLVLTKTAAEKHFGIDNALGQNLLVNDTENYTVAGVIDDLPSNSFLRDYTVFMAMAGYEESRIVNWGSNNYQTFFKLIPTANVANLQEPLRAFLGKYVIPGVQQFMPGITEEQFKAAGNHLIYSTIPLVDIHLHSDRVAEMNANNDIQSIYILSFIAAFLIVLACVNFMNLSTAHSLKRAKEVGIRKTLGSKKRELIRQFLMESGLVSFGSLLIALVVATIALPFFNELADKSISIPFDSPGFWSILIVAGVVLGLLSGSYPAFFMSKFIPVKVLKGASSNSIGGGKIRNALVIFQFSISIFLIISTMVVYQQLNFIQNKDLGFSKDQVLIVNDVYMIGDQSTSFKEEVGKLGFVKNVTLSSYFPTPSSRSDNVFMPMDGVTDQENAVSMQTWGVDHDYISTLGLEVIAGRDFDRRFKNDSTSIIVNESAVAVIGVSPEEAVGMQYTPDVGQENPKFFKIIGVVKDFHFSPFRNEIESLSMHLGRFSNAMAVKLEQGSFSTAISSIERIWNDLAPGQPFDYYFMEDSFNNTYQSEQRLGRIFIIFTVLSIIIACLGLFGLATFNAEKRTKEIGVRKVMGAGVGQIVYRLTMDFLKLVGVAILVSIPLGWYVMGKWLEDFSYRIEIGWWVFILAALLALIISIVTVSYQSIKAAIVNPVKSLRTE, encoded by the coding sequence ATGTTCAAAAACTATTTAAAAATCGCTTGGAGAAATTTAAAAAAACAACCGTTTTTTACTTTTCTAAATACTTTCGGACTTGCTATTGGCATTGCCGGAAGTTTGCTCATTTGTCTGTATATCCATGATGAGTTAAGTTTTGATAGGATGTTCGCGGATGCGGAACGCATACACCGGGTCAATGCCGATATTAAGTTTGGCGGAGAGGCGCGGATATTTGCCGTTTCCCCAGCACCAATGGCAGAAACCATGGATGCTGATTTCTCTGAAGTGGAATTGGTCACCCGATTTAGGACTCGGGGAAGCGCCTTGATCAGAAAAGCGGATACCGAAATCAATGTAAAAGAGCCTCAATCCACCTATGTGGATTCCACTTTTTTTAAGATGTTCGGAATCAAATTGCTTGTAGGTGATCCCACTACAGCCTTAAAATCCCCCAATACCCTGGTATTGACCAAAACTGCGGCAGAAAAACACTTTGGAATCGACAATGCCCTTGGTCAAAATCTACTCGTGAACGATACGGAGAATTATACCGTAGCCGGGGTCATAGATGATCTGCCCTCCAATTCTTTTTTAAGGGACTATACCGTTTTTATGGCCATGGCCGGCTATGAGGAGTCACGTATTGTGAATTGGGGCAGTAACAACTATCAAACCTTTTTTAAGCTTATCCCTACCGCCAATGTTGCCAACTTACAGGAGCCGTTGCGTGCTTTTTTGGGCAAGTACGTAATTCCCGGTGTACAACAATTTATGCCTGGCATTACCGAAGAACAGTTTAAGGCCGCGGGCAATCATCTTATCTACAGCACGATTCCCCTGGTGGATATTCACCTACATTCGGATAGAGTGGCCGAAATGAACGCCAACAACGACATCCAAAGCATTTATATTCTTTCCTTTATAGCAGCCTTCCTTATTGTATTGGCCTGTGTAAACTTCATGAATTTGTCCACTGCACATTCCCTAAAACGGGCAAAGGAAGTGGGCATTCGAAAAACGTTGGGTTCCAAAAAAAGGGAGCTTATTAGACAGTTTTTAATGGAATCGGGTTTGGTTTCCTTCGGTTCACTTTTGATTGCATTGGTCGTGGCCACAATAGCACTTCCTTTCTTCAATGAATTGGCGGACAAAAGCATTTCCATTCCTTTTGACAGCCCGGGGTTTTGGTCAATTTTAATTGTGGCCGGAGTTGTTCTGGGCCTATTGTCCGGTAGTTACCCTGCCTTTTTTATGTCCAAATTCATTCCTGTCAAAGTACTAAAAGGAGCCAGCAGTAATAGTATTGGAGGTGGAAAAATCAGAAATGCCCTGGTAATTTTTCAATTTTCCATTTCCATCTTTTTGATCATCAGTACAATGGTGGTGTACCAACAGCTCAACTTTATCCAGAACAAGGATTTGGGCTTTTCAAAAGACCAGGTACTTATTGTGAATGATGTGTATATGATTGGCGATCAGTCCACATCGTTCAAAGAAGAAGTCGGAAAACTCGGTTTTGTGAAGAACGTCACCTTAAGCAGCTATTTTCCGACCCCCTCAAGTAGGTCCGATAATGTATTCATGCCCATGGATGGAGTGACCGATCAGGAGAATGCCGTAAGTATGCAAACTTGGGGCGTGGACCACGATTATATTTCTACGTTGGGACTTGAGGTCATTGCCGGCAGGGATTTTGACCGTCGTTTTAAGAACGATTCAACCAGTATCATTGTAAATGAATCCGCCGTTGCCGTAATTGGGGTTTCCCCGGAGGAAGCGGTGGGCATGCAGTACACCCCCGATGTGGGTCAGGAAAACCCAAAGTTTTTTAAAATTATTGGGGTCGTAAAGGACTTCCATTTTTCGCCGTTTAGAAATGAGATCGAATCGTTGAGCATGCATCTGGGCCGTTTTTCCAATGCCATGGCGGTCAAATTGGAACAAGGCAGTTTTTCCACCGCCATAAGCAGTATTGAACGCATTTGGAACGATTTGGCCCCAGGGCAACCTTTTGACTATTATTTTATGGAGGATTCCTTTAATAACACCTATCAATCAGAGCAACGCTTGGGGAGGATCTTTATCATTTTCACCGTTTTATCCATCATTATCGCTTGCCTTGGGCTCTTTGGCCTGGCTACGTTCAATGCCGAAAAGCGGACCAAGGAAATTGGGGTCAGAAAGGTGATGGGCGCCGGGGTGGGCCAAATTGTTTACAGGCTTACCATGGATTTCCTAAAACTCGTCGGGGTGGCCATTTTGGTTTCCATTCCCCTAGGTTGGTATGTCATGGGCAAATGGCTGGAAGATTTTTCATATCGCATAGAAATTGGCTGGTGGGTTTTCATCCTGGCGGCACTATTGGCCCTGATCATATCCATTGTAACCGTTAGCTATCAAAGTATAAAAGCGGCAATCGTAAACCCGGTAAAAAGTTTGAGAACAGAATAA
- a CDS encoding head GIN domain-containing protein codes for MKSLVKCLNTSLVISLFVLFPIHCLGQPKNVTVDSFDKVIVSPHISVTFVQGASEAVMVHTNTEPMDKLHIEVVGSTLRLYLDGAKMTTKHERVRNEKWKGKKAIYKGTVVTATVTYKKLKELSLRGEEQFLCESPIEQSEFRLKLYGESEVHFNDVNLERFTTTIYGESYLELKEGLIEKQKITAYGETKVNTLEVDTHHTKITAYGEGSYRIAVRDRLKVTAFGEATIAYQGSPEVNKGIVIGEATIQKIN; via the coding sequence ATGAAATCACTTGTCAAATGTCTGAACACCAGTTTGGTCATCTCCTTGTTTGTGCTATTTCCAATCCATTGTTTGGGGCAGCCCAAGAATGTAACCGTGGACAGTTTTGACAAGGTCATTGTAAGCCCCCACATCTCCGTAACTTTTGTTCAGGGGGCATCCGAAGCCGTAATGGTCCATACAAATACGGAACCCATGGATAAACTACATATTGAAGTGGTGGGTTCCACCCTTCGTCTTTATCTGGACGGTGCAAAAATGACCACAAAGCATGAAAGGGTCAGAAATGAAAAATGGAAGGGCAAAAAAGCGATCTACAAAGGCACTGTGGTGACGGCCACCGTTACCTACAAAAAACTTAAAGAACTTTCCCTAAGGGGAGAAGAGCAATTCCTCTGTGAAAGCCCCATTGAACAATCTGAATTCCGGCTAAAGCTGTACGGTGAATCCGAAGTCCATTTCAACGATGTCAATTTAGAACGCTTTACCACAACCATTTATGGGGAAAGCTATTTGGAGCTTAAAGAGGGCCTGATCGAAAAGCAGAAAATTACGGCCTACGGAGAAACAAAAGTGAATACCCTTGAGGTTGATACCCACCATACCAAAATCACGGCTTACGGTGAGGGAAGTTATCGAATAGCGGTAAGGGACAGGCTTAAAGTTACCGCGTTTGGAGAAGCTACCATTGCTTACCAAGGCTCTCCCGAGGTAAACAAAGGAATAGTTATAGGAGAGGCAACAATCCAAAAAATCAATTAG
- a CDS encoding ABC transporter ATP-binding protein: MIQIQNLKKSFRTEEVETLALNGVNLNIEEGEFVAVMGPSGCGKSTLLNIIGMLDNPTEGSYNFAGHEVAGLRESQRTQLRKGNLGFVFQSFNLIDELTVFENVELPLIYLKMGKGERRQKVKAVLERMKIAHREKHFPQQLSGGQQQRVAISRAVVTTPKLILADEPTGNLDSKNGIEVMNLLTELNQEGTTIVMVTHSDRDSHYAHRVVNLFDGQIVTESQNRTIGAMV, encoded by the coding sequence ATGATACAAATACAGAACCTAAAAAAGAGTTTTAGAACGGAAGAGGTAGAAACCCTAGCACTGAATGGGGTCAACCTCAATATTGAAGAAGGTGAGTTTGTCGCGGTCATGGGGCCTTCTGGCTGTGGCAAATCCACCTTATTGAACATCATTGGCATGTTGGACAATCCTACCGAAGGAAGCTACAATTTTGCGGGCCATGAAGTGGCTGGATTACGGGAAAGCCAGCGGACCCAATTACGAAAGGGAAATCTGGGGTTTGTCTTCCAAAGTTTTAACCTTATTGACGAACTCACCGTATTCGAAAATGTGGAACTTCCACTTATCTATTTAAAAATGGGGAAAGGGGAGCGAAGGCAAAAGGTGAAGGCCGTTTTGGAGCGGATGAAAATTGCACATCGGGAAAAGCATTTTCCGCAGCAACTTTCCGGAGGGCAACAACAAAGGGTGGCCATCTCCAGGGCCGTTGTGACCACTCCCAAACTGATCTTGGCGGATGAGCCTACGGGTAACCTGGATTCCAAAAACGGTATTGAGGTCATGAATTTGTTGACCGAACTGAACCAAGAAGGTACCACCATAGTCATGGTAACCCACTCCGACCGCGATTCCCATTATGCCCATAGGGTGGTCAATCTATTCGATGGTCAAATCGTAACCGAAAGTCAAAACAGAACCATTGGCGCCATGGTATAG
- a CDS encoding efflux RND transporter periplasmic adaptor subunit — MDIQLEKKKGLRPKHYGYIAVGALLLFVGWKLAFGNSKSTFRTEKERLSISPVSEGKFDDYITINGNVAPIATIYMDAYEGGRVSEKLIEEGAMVKKGDIILKLENMNLYEQILASESNLALKQNDLRSTRLTFDARQVEGRRSLATASTDLQRLKRNYEQNVVLFEDELVSKEVYLTSKENYELAQKQYEIVKLQTEQDDELRKTSLAGLDTDLQRMKKTLGMVYQRLDHLNVRAPADGQLGFLDAEIGQNITQGQRIGQVNVLTDFKIEADIDEHYIDRVKRDLFASLDRNGKEFPLRLRKVYPEVRNGRFKVDLVFTDEKPETIRAGQSYNIKLQLGASSDALLLPKGGFFTSTGGQWVFVVNPNGGEALRRDIRIGKQNSRYYEVLEGLQPGEEVITSNYDSFGEAERIVLK; from the coding sequence ATGGACATACAACTGGAAAAGAAAAAAGGATTGCGCCCAAAACACTACGGATATATTGCTGTGGGCGCACTACTGCTTTTTGTAGGATGGAAGCTGGCCTTTGGCAATTCCAAATCCACCTTCAGGACAGAAAAGGAACGTCTTTCCATTTCGCCGGTCTCCGAGGGCAAGTTTGATGATTACATCACCATTAACGGAAATGTAGCACCAATTGCCACTATTTATATGGATGCCTACGAAGGTGGTCGGGTGTCGGAAAAGCTGATCGAAGAAGGGGCCATGGTGAAAAAAGGCGATATCATCCTTAAGTTGGAGAACATGAACCTCTACGAGCAAATATTGGCCAGTGAGAGCAATCTGGCCCTTAAACAGAACGATTTGCGTTCTACAAGGCTCACCTTTGATGCCAGACAGGTAGAAGGGCGCAGGTCGTTGGCCACGGCGAGTACGGACCTCCAGCGATTGAAACGAAATTACGAACAGAACGTGGTCCTATTTGAAGATGAGCTCGTGTCCAAAGAAGTGTACCTAACCTCAAAGGAGAACTATGAACTGGCGCAGAAGCAGTACGAAATTGTGAAGCTACAGACCGAACAGGACGATGAGCTGCGCAAAACCTCCCTGGCGGGCCTGGATACCGATCTACAAAGGATGAAAAAGACCTTGGGCATGGTCTACCAACGATTGGACCACCTTAACGTAAGGGCCCCTGCCGACGGGCAATTGGGTTTTCTGGACGCCGAAATTGGACAGAACATTACTCAAGGGCAACGCATTGGGCAAGTCAATGTCCTGACCGATTTTAAAATCGAGGCCGATATTGATGAGCATTATATCGATAGGGTAAAACGGGACCTTTTTGCAAGTCTTGATCGCAATGGAAAGGAATTTCCCTTACGCTTACGAAAGGTGTATCCAGAAGTACGTAACGGACGGTTTAAAGTGGATTTGGTTTTTACCGATGAAAAGCCTGAGACCATTAGGGCCGGTCAAAGCTATAACATCAAACTGCAATTAGGGGCTTCCAGTGATGCGCTCTTATTACCAAAGGGAGGTTTTTTTACCAGTACCGGGGGACAGTGGGTGTTTGTTGTGAACCCCAATGGTGGCGAAGCCTTAAGGCGTGACATCCGAATAGGCAAGCAAAACTCCAGATATTATGAAGTGCTTGAGGGCCTACAACCTGGCGAAGAAGTCATCACCAGTAACTATGACAGCTTTGGAGAAGCAGAACGAATCGTATTAAAATAA
- a CDS encoding TolC family protein, whose protein sequence is MNLKHFFFLLLLLGHAQLSAQKVWTLDECVAYAIEHNLQLNDFDLNTQSNKETYRQSVRNLLPIINGFADYSINFGRSINPEDNSFVNTEFFSNNYSLQSSFDLFQGFQKINSIKASKFLYKATKEESLQQKYLLAFRVMSAYYDIQFIEGLITISEEQVQISQTNYDLVKKQVDLGAMAGADLYEAESLLLADKLLLTQNENRLKAAKLTLLQAMNIEGQSDISIQPELISSGPSEGVETMLSDSIFVAAKDFMPSIKAQGYRVKAAKKQLAATRGGLFPSIALQTGIGTGYFETIRDTLGVTIPFRDQIRDNTFRFVGASLNVPIFNGWTSRSRVKQQKIALDRAKNNAKITEQELYQIIQQLVQEHEALAAETAQTQKGMDSQRLAFSIAQKRYERGMINAIELGQAKTLFATAQNQNLQAQLRLRVNNSTLDFYRGLPIFNIN, encoded by the coding sequence ATGAATTTAAAACACTTCTTTTTCTTACTACTCCTTCTAGGTCATGCTCAATTGTCCGCACAAAAAGTGTGGACACTGGACGAATGTGTTGCCTATGCCATAGAGCACAATCTACAGTTGAACGATTTTGACCTCAACACCCAATCCAACAAGGAAACCTACAGGCAATCCGTCCGTAACCTGTTGCCCATCATCAATGGTTTTGCCGATTATTCCATCAATTTTGGACGATCTATTAACCCAGAGGACAACAGTTTCGTGAACACCGAATTTTTCTCGAATAACTATTCCCTTCAATCCTCATTTGATCTTTTCCAGGGATTTCAGAAGATAAACAGTATCAAAGCTTCAAAGTTTTTGTACAAGGCCACAAAAGAAGAAAGCCTTCAGCAAAAGTACCTATTGGCCTTTAGGGTGATGTCCGCTTACTACGATATCCAATTTATTGAAGGACTTATCACCATTTCGGAAGAACAGGTCCAAATCTCCCAAACCAACTATGACCTGGTCAAAAAACAGGTCGATCTTGGAGCGATGGCAGGGGCAGATCTTTATGAGGCTGAGTCCTTGCTCCTGGCAGACAAATTATTGCTTACCCAAAACGAAAATAGATTGAAAGCCGCAAAGCTTACGTTGCTGCAAGCCATGAACATTGAGGGCCAAAGCGATATTTCCATACAACCGGAACTGATTTCTTCCGGTCCCAGTGAAGGTGTGGAAACAATGCTGTCCGATTCCATTTTTGTAGCGGCAAAAGACTTTATGCCTTCCATAAAGGCCCAGGGATACCGGGTAAAGGCGGCAAAAAAGCAATTGGCGGCAACACGGGGGGGCCTTTTCCCTTCAATTGCATTACAAACCGGAATAGGGACGGGTTATTTTGAAACCATTAGGGACACCCTTGGGGTCACCATTCCATTTCGCGACCAAATACGCGATAATACCTTTAGGTTCGTGGGAGCTTCCTTAAACGTTCCTATTTTTAATGGTTGGACATCACGTTCCAGGGTAAAGCAACAAAAGATTGCCCTGGACCGCGCCAAAAACAACGCCAAGATCACCGAACAGGAGCTGTATCAGATCATACAACAATTGGTCCAGGAACACGAAGCCCTCGCAGCCGAGACCGCACAGACCCAAAAAGGGATGGACTCACAAAGACTTGCCTTTTCCATCGCCCAAAAACGATATGAAAGAGGCATGATCAATGCCATAGAACTGGGGCAGGCCAAAACATTGTTTGCCACTGCCCAAAATCAAAATTTACAAGCGCAATTGCGTTTACGTGTCAATAACAGTACACTCGATTTTTATAGAGGTTTACCAATATTTAATATCAATTAG
- a CDS encoding sigma-54-dependent transcriptional regulator yields the protein MIDARVLVIDDNKSVLSALEILLQFDYKSVQTLFSPNQISSFPNLQDIDIILLDMNFSAGVNTGNEGLFWLKEIKKKSPNTSVIMMTAYGAVDLAVKALKEGASDFVLKPWNNERLLTTVKSAYELRQSKKQINQLKKKESNLKQVINEDKNYIIGNSKALTAVLNLVRKVAKTDVNVLITGENGTGKELIARELHRLSSRKDEVFIGVDMGSIAENLFESELFGHQKGAFTDAKEDRAGKFEAAHQGSLFLDEIGNLSLQTQAKLLSAIQNKSIVRVGSNKSIAVDIRLICATNCNLEQMVADGLFREDLLYRINTIHIQVPPLRERKGDILILADFFLKRYANKYDKQGLRINNMAQEKLEGYPWPGNIRELQHTMERTVILSEGNVLKPSDFLLHPKPSQSFEDGPKTLDEMEYRMITRALEEHEGNYSAAADQLGVSRQTLYNKMKRLKANGQ from the coding sequence ATGATTGACGCCAGGGTTTTGGTCATCGATGACAATAAAAGCGTATTGAGCGCTTTGGAGATTTTATTGCAGTTCGATTATAAGAGCGTTCAAACGCTCTTTAGTCCCAATCAAATATCGTCTTTCCCCAATTTACAGGATATCGATATCATTTTGTTGGACATGAATTTTTCGGCAGGGGTAAATACAGGAAACGAAGGCTTGTTTTGGTTGAAGGAAATCAAAAAGAAATCCCCAAACACTTCGGTGATTATGATGACGGCCTATGGTGCAGTGGATTTGGCCGTAAAAGCGTTAAAGGAAGGGGCTTCGGATTTTGTATTGAAACCCTGGAACAATGAACGTTTGTTGACTACGGTTAAATCGGCCTATGAGTTACGCCAATCCAAAAAACAGATCAATCAGCTTAAAAAGAAGGAAAGCAACCTTAAACAGGTGATCAATGAAGATAAAAACTATATCATTGGAAATTCAAAAGCCCTTACCGCAGTTTTAAATCTGGTCCGCAAAGTGGCCAAAACCGATGTCAATGTCCTCATAACGGGTGAAAATGGAACAGGAAAGGAATTGATTGCGCGGGAACTGCACCGTCTGTCCTCCAGAAAGGATGAAGTTTTCATTGGGGTGGATATGGGCTCCATAGCCGAGAACCTATTTGAAAGTGAGCTTTTTGGGCATCAAAAAGGAGCGTTTACGGATGCTAAGGAAGACCGTGCTGGTAAATTTGAAGCTGCCCACCAAGGATCCTTGTTCTTGGACGAGATTGGCAACCTATCCCTTCAGACCCAAGCGAAGTTGCTATCGGCAATACAGAACAAATCCATTGTGCGGGTTGGGTCGAACAAATCCATAGCAGTGGATATTCGATTGATCTGTGCCACCAATTGTAACCTGGAACAGATGGTTGCCGATGGACTGTTTCGGGAAGATCTGCTGTATCGCATCAATACCATTCACATCCAGGTACCCCCGCTACGGGAAAGAAAAGGGGATATTCTGATTTTGGCCGATTTCTTTTTAAAGCGCTATGCCAACAAATATGACAAACAAGGGCTCCGTATCAATAATATGGCACAGGAAAAATTGGAGGGCTACCCTTGGCCCGGTAACATTAGGGAATTGCAACACACCATGGAACGAACGGTAATCCTTTCCGAAGGAAATGTGTTGAAGCCATCCGATTTTCTTCTTCATCCCAAACCATCACAGTCCTTTGAAGATGGCCCAAAAACCTTGGACGAAATGGAATATCGAATGATTACACGGGCGCTCGAAGAACATGAAGGCAACTACAGTGCGGCGGCGGATCAACTTGGGGTGTCCCGGCAAACATTGTACAACAAAATGAAACGCTTAAAAGCAAATGGCCAGTAG
- a CDS encoding sensor histidine kinase — MASRNFYLQLIVRVIFLTLTAIAIAFSITAKWYIALGFSVLLLTAQVYSLISFINSTNRKIAYFFDAIRNEDFTLRFPEKVTIESFKELNQSLNRVNGLIQEVHLQLQIRENYYQEILKQANIGIMTFNEKGHILFSNPTLERLLNYSPLNHIKQLKQIDEGLYEIFMPFEPFERKLFQLTNEREQKQLALKSTPLTLDKQSLLLVVAQDIHHELDEKETDSWVRLIRVLTHEIMNTITPITSISDSILKHFKSLERESSEGIGNDKMASSIKGLQVIREQGGDLMEFVQSYRSFLSVPKPDKALVPAKKLFDKTQLLTSKEPIQNIEIKWTAEPKDLELFIDEKQLTQVLINLVKNAIHSLEGREKGSIWVRAALDRNGKKYIEVRDNGPGIPEELIDEIFVPFFTTKDKGTGIGLSLSKQIMQQHGGSLKLHSIIDQETVFTLLF, encoded by the coding sequence ATGGCCAGTAGAAACTTTTACTTACAGCTCATTGTAAGGGTCATTTTCCTTACCCTTACCGCAATTGCAATTGCATTTTCCATCACCGCCAAATGGTATATTGCATTAGGATTTTCAGTTTTATTGTTGACCGCCCAGGTATATTCCTTGATTTCCTTTATCAACAGTACCAACCGAAAGATTGCCTATTTCTTTGATGCCATTAGAAACGAGGATTTTACGCTTCGTTTTCCCGAAAAGGTCACCATAGAATCCTTTAAGGAACTGAACCAAAGCCTTAATCGGGTCAATGGATTGATCCAGGAGGTACACCTGCAACTTCAGATTAGGGAGAACTATTATCAGGAAATCCTAAAACAGGCGAATATTGGCATTATGACGTTCAATGAAAAGGGACATATCCTTTTTTCCAACCCTACGCTGGAAAGATTGCTCAATTACAGCCCTTTGAACCATATTAAACAACTGAAACAGATAGATGAAGGGCTTTATGAAATTTTCATGCCCTTTGAACCATTTGAACGGAAATTGTTTCAACTCACCAATGAGCGGGAACAAAAACAATTGGCGTTGAAATCGACCCCATTAACATTGGACAAGCAATCCTTATTGTTAGTGGTGGCCCAGGACATTCATCACGAATTGGACGAAAAGGAGACGGATTCCTGGGTGCGCTTGATTCGGGTCCTGACCCATGAGATAATGAATACCATTACCCCCATAACCTCCATTTCCGATTCCATTCTAAAACATTTTAAATCATTGGAGCGGGAATCCTCCGAGGGAATTGGCAATGACAAAATGGCGAGTTCCATAAAAGGCCTGCAAGTGATTCGTGAACAAGGGGGCGATTTGATGGAATTTGTGCAGTCCTATCGTAGCTTTTTAAGTGTTCCAAAACCTGATAAAGCCTTGGTTCCGGCCAAAAAACTATTTGATAAAACTCAGTTGTTGACCTCCAAGGAACCCATCCAGAATATTGAAATTAAATGGACAGCGGAACCAAAGGATTTGGAACTGTTCATTGACGAAAAACAATTGACACAAGTCCTGATCAATCTGGTGAAGAATGCCATCCATAGCTTGGAGGGAAGGGAAAAAGGAAGTATCTGGGTAAGGGCGGCGCTGGACCGAAATGGGAAGAAGTATATTGAGGTCAGGGATAATGGACCCGGGATTCCCGAGGAATTGATAGATGAAATATTTGTTCCATTTTTTACCACAAAAGACAAGGGAACCGGAATAGGATTGAGTTTGTCCAAGCAGATTATGCAACAACACGGGGGCAGTTTAAAACTACATTCAATCATCGATCAAGAAACGGTATTTACATTGCTTTTTTAA
- a CDS encoding 3-oxoacyl-ACP synthase — translation MSNSSKSKQAAHHFCVRYVQLRVDRLHAEIEKITEALLSEVKSTAGDKHETGRALLQLEREKLGYQLLEAERMQQTLQKVPLKTRTNKVGLGSLVSTNRARYYIAISAGRFEVDGGIIFCVSANAPIGKLLLGKTLSDTITFNGQNSTITAIQ, via the coding sequence ATGTCGAACTCATCCAAATCAAAACAGGCTGCCCATCATTTTTGTGTACGGTATGTGCAATTAAGGGTAGATCGGCTTCATGCAGAAATTGAAAAAATAACGGAAGCCTTGCTTTCCGAAGTAAAAAGTACGGCAGGGGATAAGCACGAAACGGGACGTGCCCTCTTACAATTGGAACGGGAGAAACTGGGATATCAACTCCTGGAAGCGGAGCGGATGCAGCAAACCCTTCAGAAAGTTCCATTGAAAACCCGAACCAACAAGGTGGGCCTGGGAAGCTTGGTAAGCACCAATAGGGCCCGGTATTATATTGCGATTTCCGCTGGTAGATTTGAGGTGGACGGGGGTATTATCTTTTGCGTTTCGGCAAATGCGCCAATAGGAAAGCTCCTGTTGGGAAAAACCCTTTCGGATACCATTACGTTCAATGGACAAAATTCGACTATAACCGCCATTCAATAA
- a CDS encoding nuclear transport factor 2 family protein codes for MTTQEVADQLVSLCREQKYKEAYDLYADDAESIEMDGMPGEKVTKGKENIWNGYLQWAEGIEEIHGGSVGDPIVAANHFVVPMSMDATFKETGRWAFDELCMYQVENGKIKRAQYFYEVPEMG; via the coding sequence ATGACTACACAAGAAGTTGCGGACCAGTTGGTCTCGCTTTGCCGCGAACAAAAATACAAAGAGGCCTATGACCTTTATGCCGACGATGCCGAAAGTATTGAAATGGATGGCATGCCGGGAGAAAAAGTGACCAAGGGCAAGGAAAACATTTGGAACGGCTATTTGCAATGGGCCGAAGGCATTGAGGAAATCCATGGTGGTTCCGTAGGGGATCCCATTGTGGCGGCAAATCATTTTGTGGTGCCCATGTCCATGGATGCAACGTTCAAGGAAACTGGAAGATGGGCCTTTGATGAATTGTGCATGTACCAAGTAGAAAATGGTAAGATCAAAAGGGCACAGTATTTTTATGAGGTTCCCGAAATGGGTTAA